A genomic segment from Torulaspora delbrueckii CBS 1146 chromosome 3, complete genome encodes:
- the LSB5 gene encoding Lsb5p (similar to Saccharomyces cerevisiae LSB5 (YCL034W); ancestral locus Anc_1.39) — MGFLSDHPHTAITDTIDLCVSRPECSLEVELGTLVGLIRNKSSDYEYETNQEEAARALRKKLKYGNRLQQSRSLDLFDLFVTQGLRFVVLYNDDKLIERLQGIALNKVTDSRGGRYSSKIVKKCANYVLGWYSYAVSNGAQSNRAYASIVELGRVVKRHYSRTRQSRERSNFMNDQADESVHATNDPDQMYGIPRIDIKKAAPAIRVVISDGLAAAISLRNSLMVLPSGARSTDDEEATARFIQARSIRRKVLRYLQLVTEEEFLGSLIHANDELVKALASYDEKSGASEASSEELYSDEDEDQDSSGYESSSVASVQPSTSSNPFGDQNKI; from the coding sequence ATGGGGTTCTTGAGTGATCATCCGCATACTGCAATCACTGATACGATCGATTTGTGTGTTTCGAGACCAGAATGCTCTTTAGAAGTTGAATTAGGGACTTTGGTGGGGCTTATTAGGAACAAATCTAGTGATTATGAGTACGAAACGAACCAGGAGGAAGCTGCTAGGGctttgaggaagaaattgaagtaCGGGAACCGGTTGCAACAATCTAGGTCCTTAGATTTGTTCGATTTGTTTGTCACGCAGGGGTTGAGATTTGTAGTGTTGTACAATGATGACAAGTTGATTGAACGTTTGCAGGGCATTGCGTTAAATAAGGTGACAGATTCGCGTGGTGGGCGTTATAGCTCGAAGATTGTTAAGAAATGTGCCAACTATGTGCTTGGTTGGTACAGTTACGCTGTTTCCAATGGTGCGCAGTCCAATCGGGCTTATGCTAGTATAGTGGAGCTTGGAAGAGTAGTGAAGAGACATTACTCTAGAACTCGGCAAAGTCGTGAGAGGTCTAATTTCATGAACGATCAGGCGGACGAGTCGGTGCATGCGACGAACGATCCAGATCAGATGTATGGGATTCCACGTATCGATATTAAGAAAGCTGCACCAGCGATACGTGTGGTGATTAGTGATGGGCTAGCAGCTGCTATCTCCCTACGTAATTCCTTAATGGTTCTTCCCTCAGGTGCTAGGTCTActgacgatgaagaagccaCGGCGAGATTTATTCAGGCTAGATCGATTAGACGTAAAGTCCTCAGATATTTGCAACTGGtcactgaagaagagttccTTGGTAGTTTGATTCATGCCAATGACGAGCTGGTCAAGGCATTAGCCAGCTACGATGAAAAGAGTGGTGCCTCAGAAGCCAGCAGTGAAGAACTGTACTCggacgaggatgaagatcaGGACAGCAGTGGGTATGAAAGTAGTTCAGTGGCGTCCGTTCAGCCATCAACATCTTCCAACCCGTTTGGTGATCAGAATAAAATTTAA
- the EMI1 gene encoding Emi1p (similar to Saccharomyces cerevisiae EMI1 (YDR512C); ancestral locus Anc_1.41) — protein MSTKYPSTMKCMEAFDQLTVCYSVGGQFRNYYRYGEFNACQKPLAKLKFCLVNGKDPVKVQEWHKDQIEYNKAHRGTSDDVWQER, from the coding sequence ATGTCAACCAAGTATCCTAGCACCATGAAATGCATGGAAGCGTTTGATCAGCTCACCGTGTGCTACTCGGTGGGTGGGCAGTTTCGTAATTATTATAGGTATGGTGAGTTCAACGCATGCCAGAAACCACTGGCAAAGCTCAAATTTTGCCTCGTTAATGGAAAAGACCCTGTCAAGGTCCAGGAATGGCACAAGGACCAGATCGAGTATAACAAGGCTCATCGTGGTACTTCTGACGACGTATGGCAAGAACGTTGA
- the RRP7 gene encoding Rrp7p (similar to Saccharomyces cerevisiae RRP7 (YCL031C); ancestral locus Anc_1.43): protein MVDKPVAIETMKNGFLVVPFKLPQSAVLKSSHTGFHYTFVKKHQSKLETEQNSLFIVNIPLLTHLDNVKNVFNKICSQSDTVSHIEDLMYNDEFGLQEVDLSALTSDLMSPEKASEVRYTPRNTALLKFLDKASLDNCWDALRKYTADSRDSLIEWEYQSPTVATFINFYKPIDVEHLKEDIYTHMKIFQQREQESKEAAQSSIVDEDGFTLVVGHNTKSLNSIRKKILNKNPLSKHENKQAPPSAVDKKVKKDFYRFQIRERKKLEINQLLTKFKEDQEQIKVMKAKRKFNPYT from the coding sequence ATGGTCGATAAACctgttgcaattgaaacCATGAAAAATGGTTTCCTTGTGGTGCCGTTCAAGCTACCGCAAAGTGCCGTTTTGAAGAGCTCTCACACCGGTTTCCACTACACTTTTGTTAAGAAGCATCAGTCCAAGCTAGAAACGGAGCAGAATAGTCTTTTTATAGTGAATATCCCCCTGCTGACACATTTGGATAATGTAAAAAATGTCTTTAATAAGATCTGTTCACAGTCGGATACAGTCTCCCATATAGAGGATTTGATGTACAACGATGAGTTTGGGCTACAGGAAGTTGATTTATCTGCTCTGACATCTGATCTGATGTCGCCAGAAAAGGCGTCGGAGGTAAGGTATACTCCTAGAAACACTGCATTATTGAAATTCCTAGATAAAGCCAGTTTGGATAATTGTTGGGACGCATTACGCAAATACACCGCAGACTCGCGAGATTCTCTAATAGAATGGGAATATCAGTCACCTACGGTTGcaactttcatcaatttttaCAAACCTATAGACGTTGAGCATCTGAAGGAGGATATTTACACACATATGAAAATCTTCCAACAACGTGAGCAGGAATCTAAGGAGGCAGCGCAAAGCTCGAttgtggatgaagatgggtTCACTTTGGTCGTTGGGCACAACACTAAATCTTTAAACTCTatcaggaagaagatactGAACAAAAATCCACTATCAAAACACGAGAACAAGCAAGCACCACCATCGGCTGTAGAtaagaaagtgaagaaagatttctACAGATTCCAAATCAGAGAACGCAAGAAGCTAGAAATCAATCAACTCCTGACCaaatttaaagaagatcaagaacaGATTAAGGTCATGAAGGCCAAGAGGAAGTTCAATCCGTATACTTAA
- the HIS4 gene encoding trifunctional histidinol dehydrogenase/phosphoribosyl-AMP cyclohydrolase/phosphoribosyl-ATP diphosphatase (similar to Saccharomyces cerevisiae HIS4 (YCL030C); ancestral locus Anc_1.45), whose translation MVFPILPVYGKNAVNVIKTKSFLTVTDQALLNSSVLGKDEIKKFVEELASSISLISVLIDNSNIFDDEDIVELLNNGVATLFLNDQSYADHLSHDVGVPTERLTVLEGSVYKNKFVVVADFAASDLAPADQITIDQLSQSLLSKIKTDRQDKLFTTLVVDTYERCLGLVYSSAESVKLAIEKKAGVYFSRSRNEIWEKGLTSGDTQELKSIQLDCDGDALKFVVEPSGKTSNFCHLNTESCFGQFNHGLVGLERLLKDRLANAPQKSYTRRLFSDPDLLTAKIKEEAEELTEADSKSELAWEAADLFYFALAKLVANGVSLSDVETNLNKKHLKITRRKGDAKPKFLQMQKAPEPQNAQAEEPTSETVVLDVVASSNQSGVEKALSRPIQKTSEIMHLVNPIVERVRNEGDKALIEFTAKFDGVQLTSPVLEAPFPEEYFEGLTDEMKEALDLSIENVRKFHAAQLQTEVLQVETQPGVVCSRFPRPIEKVGLYIPGGTAVLPSTALMLGVPAQVAECKEIVFASPPRKSDGRVSPEVIYVAAKVGASKIVLAGGAQAVAAMAYGTESIPKVDKILGPGNQFVTAAKMYVQNDTQALCSIDMPAGPSEVLVICDEDADVDFVASDLLSQAEHGIDSQVILLGVNLSDKKIQQVQDAVHEQAVKLPRVDIVRKCIAHSAIITCGSYEEAFDISNQYAPEHLILQITNAQDYVKLVDHAGSIFVGAYTPESCGDYSSGTNHTLPTYGYARQYSGVNTSTFQKFITSQNVSPEGLKNIGKAVMCVAKVEGLDAHRNAVKIRMSKLGLLPENFQ comes from the coding sequence ATGGTATTCCCAATTCTGCCTGTCTATGGTAAGAATGCCGTCAATGTTATAAAGACGAAGTCTTTCTTGACTGTGACTGATCAAGCCCTATTGAACTCATCTGTTTTAGGCAAGGATGAGATTAAGAAGTTTGTTGAGGAGCTTGCCTCCAGTATCAGTCTCATTTCCGTTCTTATTGATAACTCaaacatttttgatgacgaggataTTGTTGAACTACTGAATAATGGTGTTGCTACGTTGTTCTTGAATGATCAAAGTTATGCAGACCATTTGTCCCACGACGTGGGCGTCCCAACGGAGAGACTAACTGTTCTAGAGGGGTCTGTCTACAAGAACAAGTTCGTTGTGGTAGCTGATTTCGCTGCCTCTGATCTAGCTCCTGCTGATCAGATTACCATCGATCAGCTGAGTCAATCGTTACTCTCCAAAATCAAGACCGACCGCCAGGACAAATTGTTCACCACTTTGGTTGTTGATACATATGAACGCTGTCTGGGTCTTGTTTACTCTTCCGCCGAATCCGTTAAATtagccattgaaaagaaagcGGGTGTATACTTCTCTCGTTCTCGTAATGAGATTTGGGAAAAGGGCCTCACTTCAGGCGACActcaagaattgaaatctATTCAATTGGACTGCGATGGTGATGCTCTGAAATTTGTCGTTGAACCAAGTGGCAAGACTTCCAATTTCTGCCACTTGAACACAGAATCGTGTTTCGGCCAATTCAACCACGGTTTGGTCGGCCTAGAAAGATTGCTTAAGGACCGTTTGGCTAATGCACCACAAAAATCCTACACTCGTAGATTGTTTTCAGACCCAGATTTGTTGACTGCtaagatcaaagaagaagcagaagaacTGACCGAGGCTGACAGCAAGTCAGAGTTGGCTTGGGAAGCTGCCGATTTGTTTTACTTTGCTCTGGCCAAATTAGTGGCTAACGGTGTTAGTCTATCGGATGTTGAAACCAATCTGAATAAGAAGCACTTGAAGATCACCAGACGTAAAGGGGACGCTAAGCCCAAGTTCTTGCAAATGCAGAAGGCACCAGAACCACAAAATGCTCAAGCTGAAGAACCTACTTCGGAAACGGTTGTTCTTGATGTGGTTgcatcttcaaaccaaaGCGGTGTTGAAAAGGCGCTATCGAGACCAATTCAAAAGACGTCTGAAATTATGCATTTGGTCAACCCAATCGTGGAAAGGGTCAGAAACGAAGGTGACAAGGCTCTCATCGAATTTACTGCCAAGTTTGACGGTGTTCAATTGACTAGCCCTGTGTTGGAAGCTCCTTTCCCAGAAGAATATTTCGAGGGTCTAACAGACGAGATGAAGGAAGCGTTGGATTTATCCATCGAAAACGTTCGTAAATTCCATGCCGCTCAACTACAGACTGAGGTACTTCAAGTTGAAACACAACCTGGTGTTGTCTGCTCAAGATTCCCTCGCCCTATTGAAAAAGTCGGTCTTTATATTCCAGGTGGTACCGCTGTCTTACCTAGTACCGCTTTAATGTTGGGTGTTCCAGCACAAGTTGCTGAATGTAAGGAAATTGTCTTTGCTTCTCCGCCACGCAAATCGGATGGTAGAGTTTCACCTGAGGTTATTTACGTGGCCGCCAAGGTAGGTGCTTCCAAGATTGTCTTGGCTGGTGGTGCGCAAGCTGTTGCCGCTATGGCCTACGGTACCGAGTCTATCCCCAAGGTTGACAAGATTCTGGGCCCAGGTAATCAGTTCGTCACCGCTGCTAAGATGTATGTTCAAAACGATACACAGGCGTTATGTTCCATCGATATGCCAGCAGGTCCAAGTGAAGTTCTGGTTATTTGTGATGAAGACGCCGATGTGGACTTTGTCGCTAGTGACTTGCTATCACAAGCCGAGCATGGTATCGACTCACAGGTCATCCTACTCGGTGTTAACCTAAGCGACAAAAAGATTCAGCAAGTGCAAGATGCCGTCCATGAACAAGCTGTCAAACTTCCCAGAGTGGATATCGTGCGTAAATGTATCGCTCACAGTGCCATCATCACTTGTGGGAGCTACGAAGAGGCCTTTGACATTTCGAACCAATATGCTCCTGAGCATTTGATCCTCCAAATCACCAACGCCCAAGACTACGTCAAACTTGTCGACCACGCAGGTAGTATATTTGTTGGTGCCTACACTCCAGAATCATGTGGTGACTACTCAAGTGGTACCAACCACACCTTACCAACTTACGGTTACGCCAGACAATACAGTGGCGTGAACACTTCTACTTTCCAAAAGTTCATCACCTCTCAGAACGTTTCCCCAgaaggtttgaagaacatcGGTAAAGCCGTTATGTGTGTTGCCAAGGTTGAAGGCCTTGATGCTCACAGAAATGCCGTCAAGATCAGAATGAGCAAACTAGGCTTGCTTCCCGAGAATTTTCAGTGA
- the SDH7 gene encoding Sdh7p (similar to Saccharomyces cerevisiae ACN9 (YDR511W); ancestral locus Anc_1.44), with product MKHSITPLKRASSVLHAVRRGRKNPNARPLLPPLQLYRRILREHKNLPALQRELGDNYVKSEFKLHKNTDNPLHIVGFLASWQDYLHLISKGEWLEGSLTSDVLEKLSPEQVVQLYELMRETQQVREGEGTNEDPEKIRTTEG from the coding sequence ATGAAGCATAGTATAAcaccattgaagagagctTCTTCGGTTCTCCATGCTGTGCGTAGGGGAAGAAAGAACCCCAACGCAAGGCCATTACTGCCCCCGCTACAATTGTACAGAAGAATTCTCAGGGAGCATAAAAACCTTCCAGCTTTACAAAGAGAGCTAGGTGATAACTACGTGAAGAGCGAATTCAAGCTGCATAAGAACACGGATAACCCACTTCATATAGTTGGGTTTCTCGCCAGCTGGCAGGATTACCTGCATTTGATCAGTAAAGGAGAGTGGCTAGAAGGTAGTCTAACCTCTGATGTACTGGAGAAACTGTCACCCGAGCAGGTAGTTCAGCTCTATGAGTTAATGAGAGAAACTCAACAAGTTCGTGAGGGCGAAGGGACCAATGAGGATCCTGAAAAGATACGAACCACTGAAGGCTAA
- the TDEL0C06540 gene encoding uncharacterized protein: MKSIALSLSLLAALAGAQTTVTENFYATISFKEFTKSHRPSSATSSGSSGAIISTSPTGQSPSSGIISTSPSGQSPSSGIISTSPTGQSPSSGIISTSPSGQSPSSGIIPTSQGFSSSGPQTGSSSQFSVPSASSSFKYSNSTSSNVVSTSAQAGIVLIPSLSSSPNPVTAGQALVVTAASSIESSVLTSAEASTTSSTTSSSSTSSTSTTTTLDSATATIILNEHNRLRSLHENTPPLTWNDDLSAWAYTYANSLKNTDYDPCSGNLLHSSSRDNQGENIAFGTYSSPEALVDYWYEEINDYDYNDITGVVHNGQDVGHFTQLVWASSTQVGCAAIECPANDGTYLLCEYTPAGNVYMVGTDDTYEEFRSNVLPLKSGA, from the coding sequence ATGAAATCAATCGCTCTTTCACTGTCCTTGTTGGCCGCTTTGGCTGGCGCCCAAACCACTGTCACTGAAAACTTCTATGCTACTATCTCCTTCAAGGAATTTACGAAGTCTCATCGTCCTAGCTCTGCTACTTCGTCAGGTTCCAGTGGCGCTATCATCTCGACCTCTCCAACTGGTCAGTCTCCATCCAGTGGGATTATTTCGACCTCTCCATCTGGTCAATCCCCATCCAGTGGGATTATCTCGACCTCCCCAACTGGTCAGTCTCCATCCAGTGGGATTATTTCGACCTCTCCATCTGGTCAATCCCCATCCAGTGGTATCATCCCAACTTCTCAAGGTTTCTCAAGCTCTGGACCCCAAACTGGCTCTTCCAGTCAATTCAGTGTACCATCTGCTAGCTCCTCTTTCAAGTACTCAAACTCTACTTCTTCGAATGTCGTCAGCACTAGTGCTCAAGCAGGTATAGTTCTTATCCCATCACTTTCCTCAAGTCCAAACCCTGTGACCGCTGGACAGGCTTTAGTCGTCACCGCCGCATCCTCTATCGAGTCGTCAGTTTTAACTAGCGCAGAAGCATCAACTACTTCTAGTACCACTTCATCCAGCTCAACATCTAGCACAAGTACTACCACTACCCTGGATAGTGCTACTGCCACCATTATCTTGAATGAGCACAACAGATTAAGATCTCTACATGAAAACACTCCACCATTGACCTGGAACGATGATCTTTCTGCTTGGGCTTACACCTACGccaactctttgaaaaacaCTGATTATGACCCATGTTCAGGTAACCTATTGcactcttcttcaagagacaATCAAGGTGAAAACATTGCTTTCGGCACTTACTCTTCTCCAGAAGCCCTAGTCGACTATTGGTACGAAGAAATTAATGATTATGATTACAATGACATTACTGGTGTTGTTCACAACGGTCAGGATGTTGGTCATTTCACTCAACTGGTTTGGGCTTCTTCCACTCAGGTCGGCTGTGCCGCCATCGAATGTCCTGCAAATGACGGTACATACTTGCTGTGCGAGTACACACCTGCTGGAAACGTTTACATGGTTGGTACTGATGACACCTACGAAGAATTCAGAAGCAACGTTCtaccattgaaaagtggTGCTTAA
- the BIK1 gene encoding Bik1p (similar to Saccharomyces cerevisiae BIK1 (YCL029C); ancestral locus Anc_1.46) — protein sequence MEKYQHKIGCLVHIPNVGRGQLKYIGPVDTKPGIYVGVDLLANIGKNDGSFKDKKYFHTEFPQSGLFIQLQKVASLIDNAQPAGSRRSTLVPEPTFAPVPTVGNRISSSESTGSTIVRRPIHADPKSPTPMREGSFGSATESISDLKPRKLRASIQEGRTSAETDYDGDLNMIPPSSVSSQRGSTRSPSPGILKGYELKIERQEREISQFKRLLDDQRMVLEEIQPTIDEYESNLREMEAEMNTLRHRLKEEQEQQQRQKQFFETEHEQLLAVVDELHEEIKANERRVVAAQSEQTKTIHATPQSKRTMNDLIRKVEYYESAQVKWMKEKEQLKLQNDSLSAEYQSLNSEMLKSQRSGDDNTEIKILQDRLNDANMRIVHLQELLNQKNNLRSPTYADDTHNTQNSRSDTRDSLPLYTSKLKVNTSNHQDAWCALCEKDGHESIECPYELPLVSDRPVRIRSPSNEQLLF from the coding sequence ATGGAGAAATACCAGCATAAAATTGGGTGCCTGGTTCATATACCTAATGTGGGTCGGGGACAATTAAAATACATCGGACCTGTGGATACGAAACCTGGAATTTATGTTGGTGTGGACTTGTTGGCAAATATTGGTAAGAATGACGGTAGTTTCAAGGATAAGAAGTATTTTCATACTGAGTTCCCGCAAAGTGGTCTCTTTATCCAGTTACAGAAAGTGGCGTCTTTGATAGATAATGCACAACCTGCGGGATCGAGACGAAGTACTTTGGTACCGGAACCGACGTTTGCACCCGTACCCACGGTAGGGAACCGCATCAGTAGCTCTGAGAGTACTGGGAGCACGATTGTTAGAAGACCGATTCATGCAGATCCCAAATCACCGACACCCATGAGAGAAGGATCATTTGGCAGTGCAACTGAGAGTATAAGTGATTTGAAGCCAAGAAAACTCAGAGCTAGTATACAGGAGGGCAGAACGAGTGCAGAGACAGATTATGACGGAGACTTAAATATGATACCACCTTCTTCTGTGTCAAGCCAGCGCGGAAGTACAAGAAGTCCATCACCAGGTATCCTGAAAGGATATGAGCTCAAAATCGAACGGCAGGAGAGAGAGATTTCACAGTTCAAGCGGTTGTTAGATGATCAACGAATGGTACTAGAAGAAATACAGCCAACGATTGATGAGTACGAAAGCAATCTACGAGAGATGGAGGCCGAAATGAACACACTGCGACATCGCTTGAAGgaggaacaagaacaacaacaaaggCAAAAGCAATTTTTCGAGACTGAGCATGAGCAATTGCTTGCAGTGGTAGATGAACTGcatgaagagatcaaggCCAACGAAAGGAGAGTCGTCGCGGCTCAAAGCGAGCAGACTAAGACTATACATGCCACTCCCCAGTCAAAGAGAACGATGAACGACTTAATTCGCAAAGTCGAGTATTACGAGTCTGCGCAGGTTAAGTGGatgaaggagaaagagCAACTCAAGCTGCAAAATGACTCACTGAGCGCCGAGTATCAGTCACTGAATAGCGAGATGCTTAAGTCACAGAGGAGTGGAGATGATAATACTGAAATTAAGATATTGCAAGATAGACTGAATGATGCTAATATGAGGATAGTACATTTGCAAGAGCTCCTGAACCAAAAGAACAATCTCAGATCTCCAACTTACGCAGATGATACGCATAATACGCAGAATAGCCGTTCTGACACAAGAGATTCACTGCCATTGTACACATCGAAGCTAAAGGTAAACACTTCGAACCATCAGGATGCCTGGTGTGCATTATGCGAGAAAGATGGGCACGAGAGCATTGAGTGTCCCTACGAGCTCCCACTGGTTAGCGATCGACCTGTCCGTATTCGTTCTCCATCGAACGAGCAACTTCTCTTCTAG
- the RNQ1 gene encoding prion domain-containing protein RNQ1 (similar to Saccharomyces cerevisiae RNQ1 (YCL028W); ancestral locus Anc_1.47): MNVDQLISEAERCFSSGNHDGAVQHLTTAARSDPNEQQQSNIEQLIQRISQHVVQNDEEGQGERGIGGSLMNTMMSSNNGSSQSQLGKLALLATILGSSKNSNSGGFNLQSVVSLLGGQKQNQNQQGGSMGSSGLSSLASKFFGSGSQPSQQYQSSQQYQSSQQYQSSQQYQPPQQHQQPQQSGGFSLSSMASSLLGGNNNSHSGQQQYGSNSSQGYYSHGQNQGPPPNQSYQGQNQGPPPNQSYQGQNQGGSSTFSSLASMAGSYLSGSQKPQEHHGQGHQGFQGQGNQGYQGGQGFQGGNGFQGNQGFQSGQGNQDFYGNQGNQGNQRYQENQGYHGNQGNQGYQGYQGEGGQGYQGNQGGQGNNGNFKFSGNFVPDRY; the protein is encoded by the coding sequence ATGAATGTCGACCAATTAATTTCAGAAGCTGAAAGGTGCTTTAGTTCCGGTAATCACGACGGGGCTGTCCAACATTTGACTACGGCAGCTAGAAGCGATCCTAATGAGCAACAGCAGTCCAATATCGAACAACTAATCCAAAGGATCTCGCAACATGTAGTCcagaatgatgaagagggCCAAGGTGAACGTGGGATCGgtggttctttgatgaatacTATGATGTCGAGCAATAATGGTTCTTCACAATCGCAGTTAGGAAAATTGGCCCTGCTAGCTACAATCTTGGGTAGTAGTAAGAACTCTAATTCTGGTGGATTCAATTTACAGTCGGTTGTTTCTTTGTTAGGTGGCCAGAAACAGAATCAGAACCAACAAGGTGGTTCGATGGGTAGTTCTGGtctatcttctttggcttccAAGTTCTTTGGGTCCGGCTCTCAGCCGTCACAGCAGTACCAGTCTTCACAGCAGTACCAGTCTTCGCAGCAGTACCAGTCTTCACAGCAATACCAGCCTCCACAGCAACACCAGCAACCTCAACAGTCTGGTGGGTTCTCGTTGTCCTCgatggcttcttctttgttgggAGGGAACAACAACTCCCATTCTGGTCAACAGCAGTACGGTTCTAATTCCTCTCAAGGTTACTACAGCCACGGTCAGAATCAAGGTCCTCCACCCAATCAGTCTTATCAGGGTCAGAATCAAGGTCCACCACCTAATCAGTCTTATCAGGGACAGAACCAGGGAGGCTCGAGtactttctcttccttaGCTTCAATGGCCGGTTCCTATCTGAGTGGTTCTCAAAAGCCTCAGGAACATCATGGGCAAGGTCATCAAGGCTTCCAAGGCCAGGGAAATCAAGGTTACCAAGGTGGACAAGGTTTTCAAGGTGGGAATGGCTTCCAAGGTAATCAGGGTTTCCAAAGCGGCCAAGGTAATCAAGATTTTTATGGTAACCAGGGCAATCAAGGAAACCAAAGGTATCAAGAAAACCAAGGTTACCACGGGAACCAAGGAAATCAAGGCTATCAAGGATATCAAGGGGAAGGTGGCCAAGGTTATCAAGGTAACCAAGGTGGCCAAGGGAACAACggcaatttcaagttctcTGGTAACTTTGTGCCAGACAGATATTGA
- the STE50 gene encoding Ste50p (similar to Saccharomyces cerevisiae STE50 (YCL032W); ancestral locus Anc_1.42) gives MSEVREAVQDTLKVSQAPVITDDFTNWTINEVVAWCTSSLEITEEDLLVEKIRSNEITGELLPELTFEDCKELCGGDLSKSIRLKVLLNKLQDDADQDSKLQEQQEHMVVALKNLYSTTSQKLQDYQTQYGRLRLDILEIVKTSNVGPKTPAQHQNLHATQAPHDYFDGPHHQQDYSHTHLGAPTPMPSVSRKGSTLLSKPSASRSSSSNLNEVQAGGIGNEPLKQLRASKEDSCERILKNAMKRHNLADHDWRQYVLVICYGDQERRLDLEEKPVLIFKNLKQQGLHPAIMLRRRGDFEELNMGGDDVTPGGRL, from the coding sequence ATGTCTGAAGTACGAGAAGCTGTGCAAGATACCTTGAAGGTCTCTCAGGCTCCAGTAATCACAGATGACTTTACTAATTGGACAATTAATGAAGTGGTTGCGTGGTGTACATCTTCATTGGAAATTACAGAGGAAGATCTGTTAGTCGAAAAGATCCGAAGCAACGAGATTACTGGGGAGCTTCTGCCGGAACTGACGTTTGAAGATTGCAAGGAACTATGCGGTGGGGATCTGAGCAAGTCGATCAGGCTTAAAGTACTGCTCAATAAATTGCAAGATGATGCAGATCAGGATTCGAAATTACAGGAACAACAGGAACACATGGTGGTAGCACTGAAAAACCTTTACTCTACTACTTCCCAGAAGCTGCAGGATTACCAGACTCAGTATGGCAGATTGCGGTTGGATATACTGGAGATAGTAAAGACTTCCAATGTAGGTCCCAAAACCCCAGCTCAgcatcaaaatcttcatgCTACACAGGCACCTCATGATTATTTCGACGGACCCCACCATCAACAGGACTATAGCCATACGCATCTGGGTGCTCCGACCCCCATGCCATCTGTGTCCCGAAAGGGGAGCACTCTATTATCAAAGCCCAGCGCTAGTCGATCTAgctcatcaaatttgaatgaagTGCAGGCTGGCGGCATAGGTAACGAACCGTTGAAACAACTACGAGCTTCCAAGGAAGATTCATGTGAACGAATCCTGAAGAATGCAATGAAGAGACATAATTTGGCCGATCATGACTGGAGACAGTACGTCTTGGTAATATGCTATGGTGACCAGGAGAGAAGACtggatcttgaagagaagcCGGTTCTAATATTTAAGAATTTGAAACAGCAGGGATTGCATCCAGCGATTATGTTAAGGAGGAGAGGGGATTTCGAGGAACTAAATATGGGTGGGGACGACGTTACGCCGGGCGGGAGGTTATGA
- the MXR2 gene encoding peptide-methionine (R)-S-oxide reductase (similar to Saccharomyces cerevisiae YCL033C; ancestral locus Anc_1.40), producing the protein MLRGVSRTLLLTRYFQKNLFSSTTMANSGRQWNPKLSSEQLSVLRDKGTERPYTGTYLDNKENGIYHCANCEAPLYSSGAKFDSGCGWPAFYQEVSKDALSYHRDGSLGMERVEICCGQCGGHLGHVFEGEGWQKMLGHPTDARHCVNSASLTFAKNK; encoded by the coding sequence ATGCTTAGAGGCGTCAGTCGAACTTTGTTACTGACCCGTTACTTCCAGAAGAATTTATTCAGTAGCACAACGATGGCTAATAGTGGTAGGCAGTGGAATCCAAAGCTGAGTAGCGAGCAATTGTCAGTTCTGAGGGATAAAGGCACCGAAAGACCCTATACTGGGACTTACTTAGATAATAAAGAAAATGGGATTTACCATTGTGCCAATTGTGAGGCACCCTTGTACTCTAGTGGAGCCAAGTTCGATTCCGGATGCGGATGGCCTGCTTTCTACCAGGAAGTGTCAAAGGATGCGCTCAGTTATCACCGTGATGGTTCACTAGGTATGGAAAGAGTTGAGATCTGCTGTGGTCAATGTGGAGGTCATTTGGGCCATGTCTTCGAGGGTGAAGGCTGGCAAAAGATGCTGGGGCATCCAACAGATGCTAGACACTGTGTGAATAGTGCATCGTTGACGTTTGCCAAAAATAAGTAA